In Bacillus thuringiensis, the DNA window TCCTGATAAAGATTGTAAAAGGCGATATTCATACCCTTCAAGATTTGTAACAGACAATGCCCAATCAACAATTTCTTCATCTTCTTTATTTAAGCGATTGCTCCATGATTTATGAGGACCTCTTCCAAATTCGATTAATTCTTTCACTGTTAAATCTAATTGATGATCATGCATTTGTGGTAACATCGCTAATTGCTTCGCTACATCGGCACTTTTCATTGTATGAATACTTTTTCCATCTAAAATAATATCCCCTTTGCTTTGTTTAAGTAGTCTTGCCATTAAACGAAGCAAAGTAGATTTGCCAGATCCATTCGGTCCAATTAAACTAACGACCTCTCCAGCTTTAATATGTACATTCATATTTTGCATTTGAAATCTTTCAGAATGTGCGTAAAACACTTTGTTAACGGAAATCACGTTGTTTTCCTCCTCTATGAATTAAATATAAGAAGAACGGACCACCTAAGAAGGATAATAAAATACCAACAGGCAATTCTATTGGGTCGAACCAACTTCGAGCTATCGCATCCGCGAAAACAAGTAATATCCCTCCGCCAAGGCATGATAATGGCAGCAAATATTTATAGTCATTTCCAACTAATAAACGTAGCATATGTGGTACGACAAGACCGACAAATCCAATAAGACCAGAAACACTAACTGCAATTCCAGCTAATAATGTACTTACTACTATTAAATAAAACCGGCTTCTCTCCACGTTATAACCTAATAATTTCGCCATTTCATCTCCAAGCATTAATACTCGAATATGCTTAATACCAAAGAAGGCCAATATAATAGCAAATATTGCATAATAAATAATCATGTTTAAATGTGCCCAACTTACACCACCAATGCCACCTGCTAACCACGGTAACACGGATTGTACTTTGTCACTATGTAATAACATTAACGCTGACGTCGCTGCACCAATTAACGCATTGATCGACACACCTACTAAGACAATCCTTGAAGGTGGTGCCCCTTTTTGCCATGATAAAGCATAAATGACCATCGCCGTTATGAAAGCTCCTAAAAATGCCCCGAGCGGTAAAAATGCCATATGCTGAGGGAATAAAATCATAATTACAATTGCTACAAGGCCTGCTCCAGATGAAACCCCGATAATACCAGGGTCTGCAAGAGGATTTCTCATAACCCCTTGCAGCAGGGCACCAGATGCGGCTAAACATGTCCCTACTATAAATCCAACGAGCACTCTCGGTATACGAAGATCCCATACAATTCGATGAACCGTCGAACCTTCATCTTGTATGCCTGTTAGAATATCTCGTAAAGAAAAGGATAGGCTTCCTGCGAAAAGGCCGTAAAAAAGACCTAGAATCGTTAATACAACTAAAGTAACTGCTATTATCCATCTTTTTTTCGCAAAAGGATGTTCCTTTTCCCTTACTACTTCGCTACTTTCCATACTTATCATTTCCTTACATCTTGTATACTTTTATACATAAAGTCCATTGCTTCTGTAACTTTTGTTCCAGGATTTGACCCAAATAAGTCTGGTGGCAAAATAACTACACGGTTTTGTTTTACTGCATCTAAATTTTTCCACGCTTCATTTTTCATCATTTCGCCTTCAAATGCTTTTTTAACGCTATTTGGATCCCCATGTGTAATTAAATAAATCACATCTGGATTTGCCTCAATAATACGTTCTACACTTAGCTGCGCATATTGCGGATATTCCTTCATTTCTGGAAAGTCAGCCGCAATATTTTTCCCGCCCGTTTTCACTAAAATGTCACCTGATAGAGATGTTGGTAGTGCTGCTAAATAAGTACCTGGTGCTCCGTACACTAACAGTGCTTTCACATCACTCTTTTTCTCATATGTCTTCATTTGATCATTAATCTTTTGATTAAGTTCTTTTGCTTTATCTTCTTTCTTCATTATCGTTCCATATAGTTCAATATTCTTTTGAATATCTTGTACAGAATTCGCAGAAGAAATCATTACTTTCGTTCCTTGTCCTTCAACCGTTGGAACATTCTTTTGGAACCCATTGTTAGCAATAAGTACATCCGGTTTCAAACTAGCAATTTGCTCAAAATTCGGTTGATGTGCATTCCCGATTACTTGTACTTTCTTTAAATCCTCTGGAAGAGTTATTTTTGCATCCGGACGACCTACTATTTTTCCGCCTAAAGCATGAATAATATTCATGTCCCCCATACTTAATGTTGCAAAACTCTCTGGCACTTTATCGAACGTTACCTTTCTTCCTGACAGGTCGGTAACTTCGATTTTCTCTTTTCCTTTTTCTGTTTTTGTTGCAGATGCTTTTTCGTCTCCCTTTGCATTGCAACCTATTAACAAGAAAAAAATAGATAAAATCGCTGTGAATAGCGTAATAGATTTTTTCATTCTTCCACCTCTAACTGATAATGATAATCACTGACTACTATTCTACTTTAATTGATAAGGATTATCATTGTCAATATAAACCGCATACACTTTATAGAAAAACAAAAAGCGTTACAAAAAAGATTCCTTCTTTTTGTAACGCTCTATTTATCAATATTATTCACATTCGTTTCCCTCTAACTGTTCTCGCATCACTTTCACACGCTGAAAGAAAAAGAATGATAAACTTAAAAATACAACGGTGCTCCCCATCATAACAAAAGATTGTATTGTTTCTTTTGCTCCATTCGGAATCCATAAGCCAACCATTAACAATGTACTTACAGCGAGAAGAATTTGTCCGAACCGAGTATAATCTTCTATTTTTCCCTGTAATTCTTTCATTATATTCTCACTCCTCTATTTCACTGTATCATATTCTATTAAACTTAAAGACCAGTAAATACAGCCATTCTGGGAGATGTTTTCCAAATAAAAAAGAGCCGCTTTATTGCGACTCTTTCATAACCATTACTCTCCTTTATATGCTTCCATATAAATTTCTTTCAACTCTGAAATGAGAGGTAATTTTGGGTTAGCTGTTGTACATTGATCTTCAAAAGCTCTTTCTGCTAATAATCCAACAACCTCTTCAAATCGGTCGTTAGCAACTCCTTGTCCTGCAATACTCATATTTATATTTAAGCTTTTTCCAAGCTCAATAATTGCTTGGACGAGTGATTCCACACCTTCTGCTTTCGAGCCTGCTGGAAGCCCGAGCATTCTCGCAATATGTGCATAACGTTCATCAGCCACAAAGTGCTCATATTTTGGGAACAATGCGTGTTTTCTTGGCTTAATAGCATTATAGCGAACTACGTGCGGCATAAGAATTGCATTCGCACGCCCATGCGGAATATGAAATTCCGGTCCAATTTTATGCGCTAAGCTGTGATTAATACCTAAGAAAGCATTTGCAAATGCCATCCCTGCGATTGCAGAAGCATTATGCATTTTTTCTCGTGCTTCTTCGTCATTTCCATCTTTAAATGCTCTTGGTAAATATTTAAATACGAGATCAATAGCCTTTAATGCTAATCCATCTGTATAGTCATTTGCTAGAACAGACACATACGCCTCGATTGCATGCGTTAATACGTCCATACCAGTATCTGCTGTTACATGTGGTGGTACTGTCATTACAAACTGTGGATCAACAATTGCTACATCTGGTGTTAATTCATAATCCGCGAGCGGATACTTTATATTATTTTTCTTATCTGTAATAACCGCAAATGGTGTCACTTCTGATCCCGTTCCTGATGTCGTTGGAATCGCAACAAACTGCGCCTTATTTCCTAATTCCGGATATTTACATGTACGTTTTCTTATATCTAAAAACTTCTGTTTAATGCCATAGAATGTCGTTTCTGGATGCTCATAGAATAACCACATTCCTTTTGCTGCATCCATAGCTGAACCACCACCAAGTGCGATAATTACATCTGGCTTAAAGCTTCTCATCATTTCCGCACCTTTAAAGACAGTTTCATCTGATGGATCTGGTTCAACCTCAAAGAAAATTTCAACTTTCACATCATTTGCATGCTTGTTTAAATAGTGCGCGACTGTATCTACATAGCCATGTTCAACCATTCCAGGGTCCGTTACAATAAATGCACGTGAAATGTTAGGCATATTTGCTAAATACGCTGTAGCATGTTTTTCAAAATAAATTTTTGGTGGCAATTTGAACCACTGCATATTCTTTTTTCTATTTGCCAGCCTTTTTATATTTAATAAGTGAGTCGCTGTTACATTTTGGGAAACTGAATTCTTTCCGTATGAACCACAACCAAGTGTAAGTGATGGAATAAATCCATTGTATATATCCCCTATTCCACCTTGTGATGAAGGTGCATTTACAATGAGACGGCAAGCTTTCATACGTAACCCAAATTGCTTTTGCACATCTTTATTTGTAGAATGGATAACTGCTGAATGTCCTAAACCACCGAGGTTCAACATTTCTTCGCAATATGTAAATCCTTCTTCTAATGAATTCGCCTTCACACAAGCTAATACTGGACTCAGTTTCTCACGAGATAACGGATATGCTGCTCCGATACCTTGAATTTCAGCTACAAGCATTTTTGTATGTTCAGGAACAGTAATCCCAACTAATTCGGCAATATACTGTGCTGATTTCCCTACAATATCACTATTTACTGCACATGTATTTTCATTAATAACAAGCTTTTCTAATTTTCTTCTCTCTTCTTCTGTTACAAAGTAACAATTGTTTTCAATCATTTCTGTTTTCACATCATCATAGATTTCTTTATCGACAATGATTGCTTGTTCCGATGCACAAATCATACCGTTATCAAATGTTTTCGATAAAATTAAATCATTAACAGCTCGTTTTACATGTGCTGATTTTTCTATATAACACGGTACATTACCAGGACCAACGCCTAACGCTGGTTTTCCAGTAGAGTAAGCTGATTTCACCATACCAGCGCCTCCAGTTGCTAGAACGAGTGCTACACCGTCATGGTTCATTAATTGTTTCGTCGCTTCAACAGACGGTCTTTCAATCCATTGAATACAATGCTTTGGTGCACCAGCTTTCATCGCTGCATCATATACGGTTTTCGCCGCTGCCACAGAACATTTTTGTGCTGAAGGATGAAATGCGAAAATAATTGGATTTCTCGTTTTTATCGCAATTAACGCTTTAAACATTGTTGTCGACGTTGGATTCGTTACTGGCGTTACTCCAGCTACTACACCGACAGGTTCCGCGATTTCTATTATTTCTTCGTGAGGATCTTCGTGAATAATTCCTACCGTTTTATCCTGCTTTATACTATGCCAAATATATTCAGTGGCAAAAATATTTTTAATGCATTTGTCTTCATACACACCACGGCCTGTTTCTTCAACCGCCAATTTTGCTAGCGGCATATGTTGATCAACACCTGCTAATGCCATTTCATGAACAATGTTGTCAATTTCCTCTTGTGTAAAACTTTCTAATGCTTGTAAAGCTTGTTGACCATTATTTACTAGCGTATCAATCATCTTTTTTACTTCCTGCATTTCATTTACAACTTTCTCTTTGACTACCATGTAAACTTCCTCCTATTCTACTATCACGGTCATTATATGTCCCTATAGGTCAAAATAAGTCCCAATTAACATAAAAAAATAGAGATGCTTTCCTACATGAATTTCATTGTTTGTGAAATGTTTCACAAGATTGTTCATGAATAACATTTCCTGAATTCAATATACATGA includes these proteins:
- a CDS encoding ABC transporter ATP-binding protein; translation: MISVNKVFYAHSERFQMQNMNVHIKAGEVVSLIGPNGSGKSTLLRLMARLLKQSKGDIILDGKSIHTMKSADVAKQLAMLPQMHDHQLDLTVKELIEFGRGPHKSWSNRLNKEDEEIVDWALSVTNLEGYEYRLLQSLSGGERQRAWIAMTLAQRTNVLLLDEPTTFLDIVHQLEVMELVKRLNEEFGMTIIMVLHDINQAAQYSDRLLVLKRGKLQYDGIPEAVLCHEMFQRVFGIEVDIFQGSDKPFFTPKRISKKGGARCEQKNVLPLS
- a CDS encoding FecCD family ABC transporter permease — translated: MESSEVVREKEHPFAKKRWIIAVTLVVLTILGLFYGLFAGSLSFSLRDILTGIQDEGSTVHRIVWDLRIPRVLVGFIVGTCLAASGALLQGVMRNPLADPGIIGVSSGAGLVAIVIMILFPQHMAFLPLGAFLGAFITAMVIYALSWQKGAPPSRIVLVGVSINALIGAATSALMLLHSDKVQSVLPWLAGGIGGVSWAHLNMIIYYAIFAIILAFFGIKHIRVLMLGDEMAKLLGYNVERSRFYLIVVSTLLAGIAVSVSGLIGFVGLVVPHMLRLLVGNDYKYLLPLSCLGGGILLVFADAIARSWFDPIELPVGILLSFLGGPFFLYLIHRGGKQRDFR
- a CDS encoding ABC transporter substrate-binding protein gives rise to the protein MKKSITLFTAILSIFFLLIGCNAKGDEKASATKTEKGKEKIEVTDLSGRKVTFDKVPESFATLSMGDMNIIHALGGKIVGRPDAKITLPEDLKKVQVIGNAHQPNFEQIASLKPDVLIANNGFQKNVPTVEGQGTKVMISSANSVQDIQKNIELYGTIMKKEDKAKELNQKINDQMKTYEKKSDVKALLVYGAPGTYLAALPTSLSGDILVKTGGKNIAADFPEMKEYPQYAQLSVERIIEANPDVIYLITHGDPNSVKKAFEGEMMKNEAWKNLDAVKQNRVVILPPDLFGSNPGTKVTEAMDFMYKSIQDVRK
- a CDS encoding YrhC family protein; amino-acid sequence: MKELQGKIEDYTRFGQILLAVSTLLMVGLWIPNGAKETIQSFVMMGSTVVFLSLSFFFFQRVKVMREQLEGNECE
- the adhE gene encoding bifunctional acetaldehyde-CoA/alcohol dehydrogenase gives rise to the protein MVVKEKVVNEMQEVKKMIDTLVNNGQQALQALESFTQEEIDNIVHEMALAGVDQHMPLAKLAVEETGRGVYEDKCIKNIFATEYIWHSIKQDKTVGIIHEDPHEEIIEIAEPVGVVAGVTPVTNPTSTTMFKALIAIKTRNPIIFAFHPSAQKCSVAAAKTVYDAAMKAGAPKHCIQWIERPSVEATKQLMNHDGVALVLATGGAGMVKSAYSTGKPALGVGPGNVPCYIEKSAHVKRAVNDLILSKTFDNGMICASEQAIIVDKEIYDDVKTEMIENNCYFVTEEERRKLEKLVINENTCAVNSDIVGKSAQYIAELVGITVPEHTKMLVAEIQGIGAAYPLSREKLSPVLACVKANSLEEGFTYCEEMLNLGGLGHSAVIHSTNKDVQKQFGLRMKACRLIVNAPSSQGGIGDIYNGFIPSLTLGCGSYGKNSVSQNVTATHLLNIKRLANRKKNMQWFKLPPKIYFEKHATAYLANMPNISRAFIVTDPGMVEHGYVDTVAHYLNKHANDVKVEIFFEVEPDPSDETVFKGAEMMRSFKPDVIIALGGGSAMDAAKGMWLFYEHPETTFYGIKQKFLDIRKRTCKYPELGNKAQFVAIPTTSGTGSEVTPFAVITDKKNNIKYPLADYELTPDVAIVDPQFVMTVPPHVTADTGMDVLTHAIEAYVSVLANDYTDGLALKAIDLVFKYLPRAFKDGNDEEAREKMHNASAIAGMAFANAFLGINHSLAHKIGPEFHIPHGRANAILMPHVVRYNAIKPRKHALFPKYEHFVADERYAHIARMLGLPAGSKAEGVESLVQAIIELGKSLNINMSIAGQGVANDRFEEVVGLLAERAFEDQCTTANPKLPLISELKEIYMEAYKGE